TGCCAAAAGCATGTGCTCGCAGTGCGTGTGGGGAATAATGTGATTGTCACAGAATGGCAGCCTGCTAAGTGTCAGGGGTAGGGGCACCATGAAGAGTAAAGCTCTTACCAAACCCGCAAGCCCTAGCATAGCTATTCGTTCATTGGTGAGGATGGTGGTGTATCTCAGAGGATTACATATGGCAACATAGCGATCAAAGGCCATTATCATGAGAACAGCAGACTGCACGAAAGAAACTGAGTGAAGGAAGAAAATCTGGGTGAGGCAACCATGCACAGTAATGcctttcaaattgaaccaaaatatacacagtgcctTTGGCACGACTGTGCTAGACTTGGTGATGTCTGTGAGCGCCAGCATGGAGATCAGCAGGTACATCGGCTTGTGCAGGGTCTCCTCTTTCCATACAACAAACAGAACTATGAAATTTCCCAACAGGCTGATAATGTAGGAGgtagagaaagggatggaaatccagaTGTGGGCATCTTCCATGCCAGGGACACCCATTAGGATGAAGATTGACGGGTCAGAGTGGGTGAGGTTCAAAGCTGCCATGAAGTTATCAATGTGTCGATCAGGCTCAGAAATGCTCAAAGTACCTGAGAAGGGAGAGGAGCACAGTGAAAGGGATTACAAAGTTTATACAATAATTAGTAGGGTAAATCTTTTATAGTTATTACCAATCTAGAAATGGGGGTGAGCAGTGAGGTGACAACATTTGTAGATGGAACCAGATTATTTAGGTCATAATCAAGTACAGAGAAGTTCTCAGAGGGAGCTAACCAAGCCATGTGAATGTGCAGCTTGTTGGCAGATGAACTTTGATGCCAATAATTGCCTCGTGTATGCCCATTGGAGGGAAAAACTTGAATTCCTCAAACACCTTACAAGGTTCTAATATAACTGTATGCCCTCAGGACAGGGATCTGGGTGTCATGGTACACAGCTCTGTGAAACCCTCCTCACTGTGCAAGCACAGACAGAAACTAAGTAAAATATTGGGATCCAgtaggagggggatggggaatcATACAGAAAATACAGTGTCCTGAGATCAGTCAGTCAATGTTTCACCCTCCTCTGGACTCCTCTGTGTAGTAC
The DNA window shown above is from Trachemys scripta elegans isolate TJP31775 chromosome 1, CAS_Tse_1.0, whole genome shotgun sequence and carries:
- the LOC117885094 gene encoding olfactory receptor 52K1-like, coding for MVLQGLLHKNNSQAEKFANYIMRGGNCGTGTLSISEPDRHIDNFMAALNLTHSDPSIFILMGVPGMEDAHIWISIPFSTSYIISLLGNFIVLFVVWKEETLHKPMYLLISMLALTDITKSSTVVPKALCIFWFNLKGITVHGCLTQIFFLHSVSFVQSAVLMIMAFDRYVAICNPLRYTTILTNERIAMLGLAGLVRALLFMVPLPLTLSRLPFCDNHIIPHTHCEHMLLAMISCGDITFNRMYSFVVPYVLMGSDLMLIALSYGLIIRAVLRISSKRAHQKALNTCTAHICVMLMFYIPVLFTTLTIRFSGGITPLVRIILNVLYYLIPPMLNPIIYGVKTQELRDKVGKYTCRR